AGGGAGGGCTGCGCCAGGCGCTGGGGGCAAGGCTGGGACATGGGAGCCAAGAGGCTGAGCTGGTTACTGCCCCGGgcagctgcatgaccttggacatGCATCGCCCCCATCCATGAGTTGGGCAGGGTAGCGGTTTGGGGGTGATGGTTAAAAGCTTGGCTTCTGGCATCAGACAGAGCTGGGTTCCACTTCAGGCTCAGACTGTCCCTATCTGTGTGACCTCGGGCTGcacacttcacctctctgagcctcagcttccgcCTCTGTCAAACGGGGCTAATAAGCATGCCTCCCCCTACTCCCCGGGTTGTTAGGGGCAAAATGCACAGCAAAGTGCCAGGCACACACAAGTCTCTCTCCTTAAATCTTTACTTGGCAACAGGCCAGGCACCGGATGATtccgtgtgtgcacgtgcatttgtttttctaaaaaatatcaaatattttcccGAGCTGCCCATTTTTCTCACCAGAGGCCGGCTGCCTGAGTCCTCCCACTAGTCCTTCCGAGACTGGGCCCAGAACCCGAATATACACCGGCTTCCACGGTCACCCTCGGCATTTGCGTTTTGTGGGTTTGTCCCAGTTCCCCTGGGAGCTCATACAGAGCAGGGGCCTGGCCCACGATGGCCTGAGGGACGCATCGAGGTTGCCGCCTGATTTCGTAAATAGTCTCGGCTGGAACCCAGCCATGTGCGTTCCTGGATGTGTTGTTTCCGGCTGCTTTCACGGTGCAGAGGCAGAGTGGGTAGCTGTCACAGACCCTCTGACCCACGGGGCCAAAATCGTTGGCTTCCTGGCCCTTCACAGAAGTTTGCCAACCCCGCCTCACCGGGCCACTGGCTTCTTCGTCTTCGGGTTCCTTCCGGTCTTCATCCGCGTGCTGTGATGACAGTGATCATGATATTCAGTGCTAACATTTTTGCACGTCCGTGCTGGGCGCGATGAAGTGTTGGAATTCCTCATGACTCTCTTTGTCCCAAGTGTTACTCCCATTTCTCAGATGGCaacactgaggcttggagagctGGATTGACGCAGGACACCCAGCCTCTGAGTACAAGAGCCAAGAAGTAACCTCCGCCCTAATCACTCCCCACCCTGAGCTTGTGCCAACAGGGTGCTGAACTGGGCCTctgagagggaggcagggtggCACGTGGGGGTCCAGCTTTGATCATtttaggtcaaaaaaaaaaatgcaaagctcGTCAGGAAAGAGAGATCCTGGATCTAGGAGCATGGGctatggagagagaggaagatttGGGTTTTCCTTTTAGCTCccccacttaccagctgtgtggccttgggcaggtgaacctacctctctgagccccagtaaAGAGGTGGTTAATAAGGGAGAGTCAGATGGGGTCATGGACAGGGTAGTGAGGACAAAATTCCGTGATACATGTAAAACCCTTAGCTCAGTACCTGGCGCACAGAAAGTGCTTGGTAAGTATGAGCTAGTATTTCGAAGGCTGCGCTGCAGCctggcttttcttctttcctcttgagCCACCCCATGGTGCTTCTTATGCTCAAGCCTCATCCAAAATCTCGGAATTATTCTTTTGCCTCTTCCTCTTGCCCCATTGGATTCTGGCAGGCTCTTCTTGGCTGGCTTCCCTCCGGAGTGGGTTGGAGGTCTCTGATCCCCAGGGATCCTGAAGGGGGAACTCCGGTCTCCCCTACTCTGCTCGGGAGGCTTGGGGCAGTGAGGTCGCAGGGCCCAGCGGGGTAGGTGGTCACCATGGTGATGGAATGTTTGGGAGCTGGTTCCCACTGAGAGGGCTTGCAAGGCTGATAGCTGAGCTTGGGCATGTGGCTACCAGGTACCCCTCCAAAGCTCCTCTGCAAGTGCCATGACCTGCCCCCTGAGCTGGCGTCCTGTgctccagccccccacccctgccccccaatcTTGGGAACCTCTTGATCTGCCGAGCTTGGAGAAATCATGCAGAATTGGAAAGTTCAAGTGAGTCTGACCCCTTAGGGCATGTCTTCCTCCCCACCGGGGGCATTACACAGTCACAATTGTGATTATCTGACATGCTGGTTTCCTGGGTCCCCACCAGAACATCATCTCCGTAAGGGCAGAGGCCTTGGTGTGCTGCCCTTGATGTGTTCCAGCATCTACTTCCAAGCATAGTacatgctcagtaaacatttgggGAATGAATGAATCTGGCCTAAGGGCATCTTGAAGACtgaccagccccctcccctccccttccttccagtGGTCATTCAGGGCAGCCCATGGGTCAGTGGGAAGGGAGCGAAGTCCTCTCCCATCCTCTCCTGCTGCCCCCATTTTATGAACCAGGTGACACGAGACCAAGGATGTTATTGCTAAGTCAGAACCAGATTTGGAAACTGGCTTTCCCTCTTAGTAAGGcacacttgctatgtgccaggttctgttctaACATGTTCTAACATTTATACTTCCCAATACTCGTATGAGGCTAGTTCCACGTTTACACTGGCCACATTTCTAGTGCCCTGGTGCCATACGTGAGCCTCTTAGGAGGTATTgttgtcatctccattttacagaaggaaactgaggctcagagaggttaagtgacttgccaagatcacacagccagtaactggtggagccaggatttgagcccaagCAGTCTGACCCCCTACTATGGCTGGCATACAGTTCAAAAAATACtagccattttattattatatagatCAAGGTAATATAACAACACCATGtgtttttaggagaaaaatattacCACCTACCACCCCTGTGGCATTTTGAGTCTGTTCCCTTCTCATTTTTCGTACATGGGGTTTGTGTGTGCTGGTTGGTTCGGTTGACTTGGTGGTTTCGCTTTTTGCCATAGTTGTGCTTACCCTGCACCCCCATGGGCCTTTGTCATCCGTAAATTGGAGAACCAAggcgccccctccccgctccGCCCTGCCATTGAGTTGtcgtgaggataaaatgaggtaGCGGTGTGGAACACCCTTGGTCTGGTGTTAAATATTCagtggtgcttaataaatgctgatGTTCCTCCTACAAGAGAAGGAGGGCTCAATGACCCCTCCCCATGCCTCTCATGTGTCTTCCAAGTCTGTGTTATCCAATAGAACTTTGTGTGAATGATGGGAATATTCTAGATCAGGGGCCtgaaaactttttctataaatgaccagatagtaaatatttcaggttttgcGGAACACGTAGAatttttcttattgctgctgcttccccctcctcctcccccaccctgccccgccccgcgtcctcttccttctctttcccttaaaaaaaaatatatcaaagtcATTCTTAGCTTGCAGGCCTTACAAAACAGGCTGAGGGGTGGATTTCGCCCAAGGGCCATCATGTGCTGACTCCATCCTAAATCTGCTCTGCCCAGTATGGTAGCCCCCAGGGGGCCACTGGGCTCTTGAATTGTGACCAGTGCCAATGAggagctgaattttaaattttatttaattttactttatttatttatttttaattaattttttaaattttattttattttggctgcgttgggtcttcgttgctgcacaccggctttctctagttgcggcgagcgcgggctactcttcgtggaggtgcatgggcttctcattgcggtggcttctcttgttgtggagcatgggctcagtagttatggctcgcaggctcttgagtgcaggctcagtagttgtggcacacgggcttagttgctccgtggcatgtgggatcttcccggaccagggctcgaacccgtgtcccctgcattggcaggtggattgttaaccactgcaccaccagggaggtccccattttacttaatttaaatttaaatactgaCCTGTGGCTAATGCGTCATGTCGGAGTCTTGGCATCGCAGCTCTGAGTGACTGAAGGCTCTGACAGCCCCGTTTCACCACCCTGAAAGGGGCCGTGGTAGCTGCCTGCCTGGCAGGCCTCTTGAACTCTCTGGCATTTCAAGGGCTGCCTGAGGGCAGCTGGGCCTGAGCCATCTCGTCTCCGGAAAAGCTTCAAGGGCCCTGGTCCCTAattgtgtttgttgttgttattccaAGAACCAGGCTTCTCTTCACTGGCCACCCATATGCCCTGGGAATGCCAGGCCTGCGTATTCTGTAGCTgcgaggagggggaggggctgggaaccCTTCTCCTCCTGGGGTTAGATATACTAATCCCTGGTAtttcagggagaggaaaaaaaactgtatagCGGCAAGGAGAGAGCGaataggaaaggagaaaggaccACAAAAATGGTCCTACGCCCAATGTATTTGCATCATGGCACAAATAATCACTGAGATTTTTGAGTATTTGCTATTGTCTTGTTTAAACCTCCCAATAGCCCATTTTACAGCATaggaaaaccgaggctcagaagaACAACAATCTACCTAGTCAGGGAATCATCCAACTCCAGAGCTGCATCCTtaaaccacccccaccccacctcttggGCTGGGACGAAGCAAAGGGAAGTTGAGCCTCAGACTCTGTGACTCTGTGAAGAGATGTTTGCTCCCAAGCCtcaattttcacatctgtaaaatgggagaaggCGAGAATTGGACTAAAAATctgccacccaccccctcccccagtaaATGGTAAGGACATAGTAGTGACATGTACACCAGAATCCCCTTGGTTCCACATCAGCCAGGCTTCATGCCAGACCCTATGAGTTCACGGCCCATTCCTTtaatgcagtggttaagagcttggCGTCAGAGTCTCACAGATGTGGATGGCGATCCTGGTTCCCCGGGTCAGTTGCTCTTCCTCTTGGTgtcatttcctcacctgtaaaattggGAGTATCGTACCTTCCTCGTTGGGGGATTAAACGGCACAAGGCACTCACAGCAGGCATTTGGTCAGTGTTAGGTGGCAGTGGCGGCACGGCATTGTCCAACTCCAGGGGGCGCCATATTTGTCATAGGCTGGGTACGCAGTGCCCTTTGCAGTTGGGCAGTGCACAGCCTGTTCAACCATACCCAGCAGTTCCAGATGGTGATTAGTGGTACAGTGGTGGTGGTTGTTGCTTCTTGTTATATTTACTTTTCCTGAAGTCCAAGGTCCCTGGGCCAAGAAGGGAGAGCCCGGTTGTAAGAGACCCATTACTTCCTAAGGCAGCAGTGCCTTAGCTCAGATTCTCAGCTCACACCCCTCTGCCTGAGAAGTGGGCCAGTTCACTCCCTGGCTGAATCAGTGAATTTAGACCCCAGCTTCAACATCTTGGGCTGAGGTGGCCTGTCCCTGCCTTGCTGCTTGTCCCCCAGAGTCACTGCCGGGCACCCTTGGGAAGCCCAGCATCCCCTTCTGCCCCTCCGAGGGGGCCCAGCCCCTCTCCATAGCACCCACCCCTAATGCACCTAATGCAGCGTCTCTTCTGCCTCTGCAGGGCTCAACCCGTGGAGAGTCTTAGCAAGCAGCCACGAGGGCTAGATCCCAGGGATGAGAATGTCCAGGGGAGGTAAGTGCTTCCCCAAGGTCCCCCAGAGACCCGGCCCCTCCAGGGACAGCCCCCAGCCTCCTGATTGGGCAGCCGAGCAAACTCCCCCAGGCAGCTCTCTCCTCTGTTAGAAATCCGGTGCCAGACAAAGCTGGATCCCAGCAGCGTGGAGAGGGCGGGCCTCTGCTCTTCCTCATCCCTTAGGAAAATGATTCTCCTGGTGATGGGAGAAGGCTGAGTCCCAGAGCAGGCAGGACTTACCCGGCATTAGTGAGCAGATTCAAGGCACGGCCAGGATCAAACCCTCTGCGTGCCACCTTCTAGCGTCAGTGTTCTTGGTGTGCTTGCTTTGCGCTTCACACAAAAGCTCCCTGAACCTCATAATAGCTCCCTGAGAAAAGGTTCTTGTCATCCCCCCTTTTTtggaggaggaaacagaagctcagagaggcgaAGTCCCTTGTCCGGCTCTCCAGCTGGCAAGTGGCAGGGGCTGGGTTTGAACCTGGGGCTGTGAGACTCCAAGTCTGAGGGTCTTAGCCACCATCCTCACTGCCAGGATGCCGGGACACCTCCCTCCACAGCGTCCAGCAGGGTGGTGGGGACGGAGGGCAGGCCGGAGCCCCTGGGCTGGGCCCTCTGGCCCTCCCTGGAGTGGGCGGAGTCTCTGGTTCCGGGTCCAGAGCCACCTTCTGCTCCCTCGGCTCCCAGCTGCTCTCCCTCTGCCAAGCGGCCCTGCGTTGCTTCTCAAGCCATCCTCCCGGTCTGTGCCGTCTCCTGCTCACGGCTGACCTGCCCGCTTTGAGCTGTTTTCTCCCGGCGACTGAGATGAGCCCTTCGCTGGGTCCTGTCCAAGGACAGTGGACAGTTCAGCCTCAGCCTGGCCTGACCCAGGCCTGCCGCTCCAGCCATGCCATCCATCTCGGGCAAGTTGCCTCTTCCCTCGGAGCTGCTTGCTGGGCAGGAGGCGTCCCTACCCCGGAGGTGGCGGAGAGCATCCCGCTACGTGAGGCATGGAATAAGCTTTAGCAGAGGACGTGCtctgtaaatgtaaaacacacaaCTCAGTGCTTTGTTTTGAAGTGCTGTAGCCAGATGAATGCTCAGTATTAAGCAAAACTCATGAGTTGataacattcttaaaaattctgtctctcccttcttccaGGCCTTTTCCCCTGGTATTTAGTATCCAAATCACTTCCAACCCCAAACAGAAGCTCGAAgagtacgtacacacacacacacacacacacacacacacacacacacgggcaggCACACTGTGTCTATCCTTTTTGGAAACCACTTTCCCAAATTatccccttttctccctttctctgcatCCCCCATCGCCATCTGTTCCCCAAAGCTTCAGTCTCTCACTCCCCACCAAGTGTCAGGAAGAAAGGGTGATTGTACTAATTCAAGCTAAAGTGTGATTGACAGTCCCCCAGGGTTTTGACGCTGAAATAATAATCATTGGCAGAATTCTACTCTCAGGTCTAAGGGGAGAATTTCAGTGAGCATTTAAAGAAGCCGAGGGCTCCATAGAGGGATTTCTGAGGGACTTTGTGTCCTGTCCAGCCTGCCTCCCCCATGAAAGTAGCCCTGGAATTAGATTTCCCCATCCCAGACATGAATCCAGTGTACACATGAACTGCCAACAGTTTCAGCAGTATATGATAGGCTCAGGTTTCTGGGGAGAGGGTCCCCAGCTATTTTCCGATGCTCAGAGAAGCCAGCAACCCCCGGATGAGACTCATCtttgctttgtcagttgcttctagAACCCTCACAGCAGCCTTTGAGGTCAGTGGACCCACCCCTCtttgcagctgaggaaactgtGGCTTAGATGGAGGAAGTGACTCTCCCAAAGATACATGGCCAGGAAATGCCAGGGCCTCTTAGCAGTTTCGACCCCAGGCCCCGAGGCTGTGTGCTTCTTCAGCTTTGATGTTTATTTTCCACTTGCTATGGCCTGAGGGGCCCCAGGCAGCCCAGGCCCTTGTGGGTGGATTGGTCCAGCTGCCAACCGGGTCCTTTAGTGGTTTCGGCTGAACCTCCCATCCAAAGAAGAAAGCCGCCTCCCACTCATTACCTTCCAGACCCTGTCCCATTCGCCAAGCCACCTGAAGCCCCCATCATGCTGGGCTCTTTCCTGCCTGTgactttgcactggctgttccctttgccaggaactcccttctctctcttctccacctgGCTGTTCAAAACTCTTCCCTGTCCACTGCTCAGAACTCAGCACAAGGGCTACCTTCTACAGGAAGCCTTCCCTCACGAACACAAGTCGAACCTGTCACCCCCTCCCTAGTGTGGGTCCACAGTATGAGTAGACTCGGGGGGCTGAGGCTGTGTCTCTTAACTCCATAGCCCAACTCCCGCACACAGTAGGAACTCATGAAATGTTGGGGTAAATGAATAACCAGTCAGTGATCATGGCTAATATTCTTTCAAATGCTCCCTATGTGCCGGGCACATTCTTAAGTTCTTAAAGGGGGTCATTTAATGTTCATAATAGCCCTTTGAGGTGGACACTCTTAgacgcattttacagatgaggctcagagaagtgaagtctattgcccaagctcacacagccacacaggaagtggcagagctgggatttgaacccaggtctatctGACTCCTTGAATGCCCAGAGACCTCAAGCCCTCACTTGGATTCTAGAAAGAGGTGAGAGAGGAAACGAAGGTTCTGAAACACAGCGGAGGTGAGCCAGAGAAGGGCTGGGTGGTCAGAGGTGGGCTGTCTGTCCAGCATCTGAGTCTGCACCTTTTGCGTTGGGCTGAGGTTGCATAATCAAAGGGCCTCGAGGGTAAACTGGGGAGGAGGACAGATCTGACATTTGAGTGACTCGAGAAGGGGTGGCTGGGCTGGGTGGACCCCTACTTTTTGAAACCAGCCCCTACCTAAAGAATTGGCCTTGAGGTCTCATCATCTGTATTAGTGACATTTGGGAGGGGTGAGGAGCTAGGCTCAGGGTCATAATTCATGTCCTAAGTCATCCCCTCCCCCTGTTCGCACGTCACCCCCCAGTCTCAGCATCCCCACGTCTCCCCAGGACACGGGCAGGAGCCTCCTGActcacctccctgcctccattCCCACCCCTGCAGGCCCTCTCCCCAGGGGCTGCCCTTAGAGTCAGTCCagctccttccccatcccctgaGGACATGCCTGGCAGCTGCGCcccatcttccccttccctcccctccagccccagaaGCCTCCTCTCAGGTTCTTGAACACGCCAAACCCTCTCCCATCTCGGGGTTTTGCACCCtccgttccctctgcctggagcacctTTTCCACACATTTTCACACCGCCAGCTCCCTCTCATCCAGGTCTCAGCTTGGacgtcacctcctccaagaagtcctCCTTaacctccctcttccttccccttcttgaTCTCTCTCATGGTGTCCAGCTTATTTCTTCGCAAGCCATTATCACGGTCTGGCGGTAGCTTGTGTACCGTCCGCATCCCCGACTCggttgtaagctccttgaggccaGAGGCCTGGCTGTCTCGCCCACTGTCCTGTCTCCAGCCTCGAGCAGGTGCCTGACACCTTTTATTGCTTCTGAGTGAAGACTGAATGAATGGACGGCAATTCTGGAAGAAGCCCAGACCAGGATATTTTGCACCTTCTGCAAAGcctctcctgcagaggcagacTGTGGTCACTCAGAGCAGACACGGAGCCGGCTGATGGGCCTGCTGGCCTGGGTCAAAATCACGGACCCTGGCCTGGCTCCTTTCCAGCTGGACAGCTGTGAACAGTCCCTCGGTGCCTTGCTTTCCTGCTCGCTGTACCATAATCATTTCctagcacttactctgtgccaggccccgcTCATTGGACCCAAGCAcgttctgtaaatatttgttaagcatctACTaggggccaggcactgtgctaggagctgGGGAGACAGccgtgaacaaaacaggcaaaacccCTGTCTTTATCAAACGAGTGTGCTGCTGAAATCTGATGTTCTAGTGctttattattttcacattttaaagaatttcacataaatgtatttcaagaaagtccatttttgaaagaattattactctttccatttatcagttggggaaactgaggcattgagTGGTTAAGGAACTGGGCAAGATCTCACAGCTAGGAAGTAGCCAGGtggcatttgaacccaggccatcgGGCCCCCTGAGGTAATAATAGCAGCTACGCTTAGGGTTGTTGGAGGATCTCATGAGTTAAGATGGATGCAGTGCCCCGCAGCGTTCTGCTCTGAATGTCAGCACCCTCATACTTGCTGCTCTTGGGGTCTGGATGGTAAAGCGCCTGCAGGCCACAGGCCTCCCTGACCGCCCgtgtccctctctctccccagatgTGAGCCCGGCGGGGCTCCCGCCCACCTGTCACTGAAGcacgccccccgccccgggcccagCATGCGCCTGTCGGTGCGGAGGGCACTGCTGGCAGCCGGCTTCGCCCTGACCCTGGTGCTGGCGGTCCAGCTGGGGCAGCAGGTGCTGGAGTGCCGGGCGGCGCTGGGCCCCCGGCGGGCCATGCGGCCGGAGCAGGAGGACCTGGTGATGGTGGGCACGGACCACGTGGAGTACCGCTACGGCAAGGCCATGCCGCTCATCTTCGTGGGGGGCGTGCCCCGGAGTGGCACCACGCTCATGCGTGCGATGCTGGACGCCCACCCCGAGGTGCGCTGTGGAGAGGAGACCCGCATCATCCCCCGCGTGCTGGCCATGCGCCAGGCCTGGTCCAAGTCGGGCCGGGAGAAGCTGCGGCTGGACGAGGCGGGTGTGACAGACGAGGTGCTGGACGCCGCCATGCAGGCCTTCATCCTGGAGGTGATCGCCAAGCACGGAGAGCCGGCCCGCATCCTCTGCAACAAAGACCCCTTCACGCTCAAGTCCTCTGTCTACCTGTCGCGCCTGTTCCCCAACTCCAAGTTCCTGCTGATGGTGCGGGACGGCCGGGCCTCCGTGCACTCCATGATCACCCGCAAGGTCACCATTGCCGGCTTCGACCTCAGCAGCTACCGTGACTGCCTCGCCAAGTGGAACAAGGCCATTGAGGTGATGTACGCCCAGTGCATGGAGGTGGGCAAGGACAAGTGCCTGCCCGTGTACTACGAGCAGCTGGTGCTGCACCCCCGGCGCTCCCTCAAGCTCATCCTCGACTTCCTCGGCATCGCCTGGAGCGACGCCGTCCTGCACCATGAGGACCTCATCGGCAAGCCCGGCGGCGTCTCCCTGTCCAAGTGAGTGGAGCCCCCGCCTTCCGCTCAGACCCCCGG
Above is a genomic segment from Balaenoptera musculus isolate JJ_BM4_2016_0621 chromosome 14, mBalMus1.pri.v3, whole genome shotgun sequence containing:
- the TPST2 gene encoding protein-tyrosine sulfotransferase 2 isoform X1 encodes the protein MRLSVRRALLAAGFALTLVLAVQLGQQVLECRAALGPRRAMRPEQEDLVMVGTDHVEYRYGKAMPLIFVGGVPRSGTTLMRAMLDAHPEVRCGEETRIIPRVLAMRQAWSKSGREKLRLDEAGVTDEVLDAAMQAFILEVIAKHGEPARILCNKDPFTLKSSVYLSRLFPNSKFLLMVRDGRASVHSMITRKVTIAGFDLSSYRDCLAKWNKAIEVMYAQCMEVGKDKCLPVYYEQLVLHPRRSLKLILDFLGIAWSDAVLHHEDLIGKPGGVSLSKIERSTDQVIKPVNLEALSKWTGHIPGDVLRDMAQIAPMLARLGYDPYANPPNYGNPDPIVINNTHRVLKGDYKTPANLKGYLQVNQNSTSSHLGSS
- the TPST2 gene encoding protein-tyrosine sulfotransferase 2 isoform X2; the protein is MRLSVRRALLAAGFALTLVLAVQLGQQVLECRAALGPRRAMRPEQEDLVMVGTDHVEYRYGKAMPLIFVGGVPRSGTTLMRAMLDAHPEVRCGEETRIIPRVLAMRQAWSKSGREKLRLDEAGVTDEVLDAAMQAFILEVIAKHGEPARILCNKDPFTLKSSVYLSRLFPNSKFLLMVRDGRASVHSMITRKVTIAGFDLSSYRDCLAKWNKAIEVMYAQCMEVGKDKCLPVYYEQLVLHPRRSLKLILDFLGIAWSDAVLHHEDLIGKPGGVSLSKIERSTDQVIKPVNLEALSKWTGHIPGDVLRDMAQIAPMLARLGYDPYANPPNYGNPDPIVINNTHRVNQNSTSSHLGSS